A region from the Tigriopus californicus strain San Diego chromosome 9, Tcal_SD_v2.1, whole genome shotgun sequence genome encodes:
- the LOC131886006 gene encoding UDP-xylose and UDP-N-acetylglucosamine transporter-like isoform X1, whose amino-acid sequence MKARAWFLLAQVLVICGTRELAMEMHVKEDPGCGNLITFCSFLFISIEGFIFTTKCGTLGPIVPFRSWTTLVVMYFIISVTNNYALNFNISMPLHMIFRAGSLMANMVMGMVILHKRYSPMKYLSVILISLGIGLCTIMSSQNVTSKSKDSNLNHSGNATNAKHESSTIHPDEDNDHDSWDMIMWCIGLAMLTFALFMSARMGIYQEVIYKKFGKHPKEALFYSHCLPLPGFLFLSQNIYTHFMIAMNSPALSILGLVEVPRMMFYLLCNVLTQYMCISAVFTLTSECASLTVTLVVTLRKFLSLLFSIWYFQNPFTLWHWVGTLMVFSGTLLFSDVPGMIKKAREQQPDKDQSKKIQ is encoded by the exons ATGAAGGCTCGAGCTTGGTTTTTGCTTGCTCAAGTTTTAGTGATCTGCGGCACCCGAGAATTGGCCATGGAAATGCACGTCAA AGAGGATCCAGGTTGCGGGAATCTCATCACATTCTGCTCGTTCCTATTTATCTCCATCGAGGGATTCATTTTCACCACCAAATGCGGAACCTTGGGCCCGATCGTTCCTTTCCG TTCGTGGACCACTCTAGTCGTGATGTACTTCATCATCAGTGTCACCAACAACTATGCTCtaaatttcaatatttcgaTGCCGCTGCACATGATCTTCAGAGCG GGGTCATTAATGGCCAATATGGTCATGGGCATGGTCATCCTTCACAAGCGCTATTCCCCCATGAAGTATTTGTCTGTGATATTGATCTCTTTGGGCATTGGGCTGTGTACAATCATGTCGAGCCAAAACGTGACGAGCAAATCCAAAGATTCCAACCTTAACCACTCGGGAAACGCAACCAATGCGAAACATGAAAGCTCTACCATCCACCCTGATGAGGACAACGATCACGACTCTTGGGATATGATTATGTGGTGCATAGGCCTGGCCATGCTTacttttgctcttttcatGTCAGCCCGAATGGGGATCTATCAAGAAGTGATTTACAAGAAATTTGGCAAGCATCCCAAGGAAGCTTTATTCTACTCG CATTGCCTCCCATTGCCAGGTTTCCTGTTTCTAAGTCAGAATATCTATACTCACTTCATGATTGCCATGAACTCGCCGGCATTATCAATCCTGGGTTTGGTGGAAGTGCCCCGAATGATGTTCTATTTACTCTGCAACGTCTTGACGCAATATATGTGCATCTCGGCTGTGTTCACATTGACGAGTGAGTGCGCGAGTCTCACCGTGACGCTTGTGGTCACTCTGCGGAAGTTCTTGTCGCTGCTGTTCTCGATCTGGTACTTTCAGAACCCGTTCACTTTGTGGCATTGGGTGGGAACGCTCATGGTGTTCTCGGGCACGCTTTTGTTCTCTGATGTCCCCGGAATGATCAAGAAAGCCAGAGAACAACAGCCAGACAAAGATCAAAGCAAGAAGATACAATAA
- the LOC131886005 gene encoding microprocessor complex subunit DGCR8-like, which yields MAGKRARPLSSELDPDQQSEGQPQDEEGVAAKAAKLDSSLDRSFESSSGSSSSEDDDNDDHDDESGSSSSGSSSGSSSGDETSSPGPMPTLPPMTSDSARSTPTRLTRRLAGLESATDPAAYARQINNLGLNLSDTESQFNLDPFLNQGQGPMDPCCVAEEGEESSPHHGAADVCIEGDHDNDLSSLVSDNLSSQLSSRVASPNTRAQSLEDLEEETPTQPIALPVPSPPPPPLPQDLTLAYSAGIPPPPGPPTPHSITVKEEPSAAVPPPCPTAPSNLSDLEDRRSQFEDEEEGMERDEHEEEDVEDDDDDEMDDEVLHKLLDETANLAHQKELEEEEIVPKEERRRSILIEKGLKNNFDVLPSGWIKVCHSSGFPVYLHRESRVVTLSRPYHIGAGSARKHFIPVDSIPCLNYKRGLEEEGKLKEKARLAAEQGQVSCPNLPQAKIETQKEAAQTNSVSPDEFKQYCSNLFQFKEISIKRFKSWTERRRYMKQTSRKQLQKAIDATKEAEAEAEAEKLSESSVGNSNSKGPKKKAQSRPTLPSGTAIISIPVVELEKVENQSEDTALNHRVVKKTKKDWLLNPQGKSYVCILHEYIQQSLRTQPHYSYCEAQSSTTPYQCTVNINGIEYGTGVGASKKTAKGEAAKKTLEILIPDIIHKIEKTKTTPKDHSDLEFFDDIRVDDPRVSDLCNKASEPSPYGILTTCLQRNYALGDTNIHMELKPMRFQKNEFIMRVNNREVSVVCRTKKDGKQLAAQKLLQLLHPNVTSWGALLRLYGSRSAAYLKAKRERETEITGLQSRNSSRPMPSLAILEKLKEEMRSIAQRKKEMPDSENNVGKFLPPIGSLDVPIALPNSELSRIAL from the exons ATGGCGGGCAAGCGAGCCCGGCCATTGAGCTCGGAGCTCGATCCAGACCAACAGTCCGAGGGTCAGCCCCAGGATGAAGAGGGCGTGGCGGCCAAAGCGGCCAAGTTGGATTCGAGTCTGGACCGCTCATTTGAGTCTAGCTCCGGATCTTCTTCCTCcgaagacgacgacaacgatGACCACGACGACGAGTCCGGATCCAGCTCTTCGGGCTCGAGCTCCGGGTCCAGCTCGGGGGACGAGACCAGCTCGCCCGGGCCCATGCCCACGTTGCCGCCCATGACTTCGGACTCGGCCCGGTCCACGCCCACCCGATTGACGCGACGGTTGGCCGGCCTAGAGTCTGCCACGGATCCCGCCGCTTATGCCCGTCAAATCAATAATTTGGGCTTGAATCTGAGTGATACCGAGAGTCAATTTAATCTCGATCCCTTTCTGAATCAAGGCCAGGGCCCCATGGACCCGTGTTGCGTGGCCGAGGAGGGCGAAGAGTCCAGCCCGCATCACGGGGCGGCCGATGTATGCATTGAGGGCGATCATGACAACGATCTGTCCAGTTTGGTCTCGGATAATCTCTCGTCCCAGCTGTCGTCCCGCGTGGCCAGTCCCAACACCCGCGCTCAATCGCTCGAGGACCTCGAGGAGGAGACCCCCACCCAACCCATCGCTCTCCCGGTACCCTCACCCCCGCCCCCGCCGCTCCCGCAGGACCTGACCCTGGCTTATTCGGCGGGCATTCCACCACCCCCGGGGCCCCCCACTCCCCACTCGATCACCGTCAAAGAGGAGCCGTCGGCCGCGGTTCCACCACCCTGTCCGACCGCGCCCTCGAATTTGAGTGATCTCGAGGATAGAAGAAGTCAATttgaagacgaggaagaaggGATGGAACGAGATGAACACGAGGAAGAGGACgtggaggacgacgacgacgacgaaatGGATGATGAAGTGTTGCACAAGCTCCTGGATGAAACTGCAAATTTGGCCCATCAGAAGGAGCtcgaggaagaagaaatcgTGCCCAAAGAGGAACGGCGAAGG tccATTTTGATAGAAAAAGGCTTGAAGAATAATTTCGATGTTTTGCCTAGTGGATGGATCAAAGTGTGCCACTCATCCGGCTTCCCCGTGTACCTTCATCGTGAATCTCGTGTCGTGACCTTGAGTCGACCATATCATATTGGAGCGGGAAGTGCCAGA AAGCATTTCATTCCCGTGGATTCCATCCCTTGCCTGAACTACAAGCGAGGCTTAGAGGAAGAGGGCAAGCTCAAAGAAAAAGCCAGGTTAGCTGCTGAACAAGGTCAAGTGAGCTGCCCCAATTTGCCCCAAGCCAAGATTGAAACTCAAAAGGAGGCGGCTCAAACCAATTCCGTGAGTCCGGACGAATTCAAGCAATATTGCAGCAACCTATTCCAGTTCAAGGAGATCAGTATCAAACGCTTTAA GTCTTGGACCGAGCGACGAAGATACATGAAGCAAACCTCCAGGAAGCAACTTCAAAAGGCCATAGATGCAACCAAAGAAGCCGAGGCCGAAGCCGAGGCTGAAAAACTGTCCGAATCCAGTGTGGGTAATAGTAATAGTAAGGGTCCGAAGAAGAAAGCTCAATCGCGACCAACTTTACCCTCGGGGACGGCCATCATTTCCATTCCGGTGGTAGAACttgaaaaagtcgaaaatcAGTCTGAG GATACGGCCTTAAATCACCGAGTGGTaaagaagaccaaaaaggATTGGCTCTTGAATCCACAGGGCAAATCATACGTTTGCATTTTACACGAGTACATTCAACAAAGTTTGAGAACTCAGCCTCATTACTCCTATTGTGAAGCTCAATCATCCACTACACCCTACCA ATGCACAGTAAACATCAACGGTATTGAATATGGGACTGGCGTTGGAGCGTCCAAGAAAACTGCCAAAGGAGAAGCAGCTAAGAAGACCTTGGAAATTCTCATCCCAGACATTATTCACAAGATTGAAAAGACCAAAACAACGCCCAAGGACCACTctgatttggaattttttgaCGATATTCGAGTGGACGATCCCAGAGTGTCGGATTTATGCAATAAGGCTAGCGAGCCATCGCCTTATGGCATCTTGACAACGTGTCTGCAACGGAACTACGCTCTGGGGGACACGAACATCCACATGGAATTGAAACCCATGCGATTTCAGAAGAACGAGTTCATCATGCGAGTCAATAACCGGGAAGTCAGCGTGGTATGCCGGAccaaaaaagatggaaaacaATTGGCTGCTCAAAAGCTCCTTCAGCTTCTCCACCCAAACGTGACATCTTGGGGCGCTCTCTTAAGATTGTATGGAAGTCGATCAGCCGCATACTTAAAAGCTAAACGTGAAAGGGAGACTGAG ATCACTGGTTTACAATCTCGAAACTCATCTCGTCCCATGCCCAGTCTGGCCATTTTGGAGAAGTTAAAAGAGGAGATGAGAAGCATCGCTCAACGGAAGAAGGAAATGCCAGACAGCGAAAACAATGTAGGCAAATTTTTGCCTCCAATTGGTTCCTTGGATGTGCCCATTGCTCTACCAAATTCAGAGCTCAGTCGCATCGCTCTCTAA
- the LOC131886006 gene encoding UDP-xylose and UDP-N-acetylglucosamine transporter-like isoform X2 has translation MSAAWAIGLVLWGCCLNVISLEFLVKEDPGCGNLITFCSFLFISIEGFIFTTKCGTLGPIVPFRSWTTLVVMYFIISVTNNYALNFNISMPLHMIFRAGSLMANMVMGMVILHKRYSPMKYLSVILISLGIGLCTIMSSQNVTSKSKDSNLNHSGNATNAKHESSTIHPDEDNDHDSWDMIMWCIGLAMLTFALFMSARMGIYQEVIYKKFGKHPKEALFYSHCLPLPGFLFLSQNIYTHFMIAMNSPALSILGLVEVPRMMFYLLCNVLTQYMCISAVFTLTSECASLTVTLVVTLRKFLSLLFSIWYFQNPFTLWHWVGTLMVFSGTLLFSDVPGMIKKAREQQPDKDQSKKIQ, from the exons ATGAGTGCGGCTTGGGCCATTGGCCTGGTTTTATGGGGCTGTTGCCTCAATGTGATCTCCTTGGAGTTTCTCGTCAA AGAGGATCCAGGTTGCGGGAATCTCATCACATTCTGCTCGTTCCTATTTATCTCCATCGAGGGATTCATTTTCACCACCAAATGCGGAACCTTGGGCCCGATCGTTCCTTTCCG TTCGTGGACCACTCTAGTCGTGATGTACTTCATCATCAGTGTCACCAACAACTATGCTCtaaatttcaatatttcgaTGCCGCTGCACATGATCTTCAGAGCG GGGTCATTAATGGCCAATATGGTCATGGGCATGGTCATCCTTCACAAGCGCTATTCCCCCATGAAGTATTTGTCTGTGATATTGATCTCTTTGGGCATTGGGCTGTGTACAATCATGTCGAGCCAAAACGTGACGAGCAAATCCAAAGATTCCAACCTTAACCACTCGGGAAACGCAACCAATGCGAAACATGAAAGCTCTACCATCCACCCTGATGAGGACAACGATCACGACTCTTGGGATATGATTATGTGGTGCATAGGCCTGGCCATGCTTacttttgctcttttcatGTCAGCCCGAATGGGGATCTATCAAGAAGTGATTTACAAGAAATTTGGCAAGCATCCCAAGGAAGCTTTATTCTACTCG CATTGCCTCCCATTGCCAGGTTTCCTGTTTCTAAGTCAGAATATCTATACTCACTTCATGATTGCCATGAACTCGCCGGCATTATCAATCCTGGGTTTGGTGGAAGTGCCCCGAATGATGTTCTATTTACTCTGCAACGTCTTGACGCAATATATGTGCATCTCGGCTGTGTTCACATTGACGAGTGAGTGCGCGAGTCTCACCGTGACGCTTGTGGTCACTCTGCGGAAGTTCTTGTCGCTGCTGTTCTCGATCTGGTACTTTCAGAACCCGTTCACTTTGTGGCATTGGGTGGGAACGCTCATGGTGTTCTCGGGCACGCTTTTGTTCTCTGATGTCCCCGGAATGATCAAGAAAGCCAGAGAACAACAGCCAGACAAAGATCAAAGCAAGAAGATACAATAA
- the LOC131886003 gene encoding DNA helicase MCM9-like has protein sequence MGDEGLSSGWEQELSYFLTHGPGRARLLDLLPAQPADRTPRVAGGTGRVSAHRSLCFNACTLTDFCGKVVTAILLDPEATLARCDQIVAQSLLSLVDVDTPRPPIHWRLSALPPFRDFVRDTVPKSEDVGLLLSIRGTAIKTGWPKMLEKRKRFHCGSCGYSFELEADFEQFYKFDKPATCPNPDRVCRNTYQFTAALDMEPEFCRDYQEIKIQEQVSNLNMGTIPRSIWVTLEDDLVDVCKPGDDVTVIGVVKRRWYEMGRAHDGRTEIGLCLKANFIEVNNDQKSRHLVNPDQVLEFEDFWQAHAHSPLVGRNKLLASFCPQVYGLYAVKLALAIVLCGGVERVDESGTRVRGEAHMLMVGDPGTGKSQLLRYAAKISPRSVLTTGIGSTSAGLTVSAVKDSGEWHLEAGALVLADGGVCCIDEFNSIREADRTSIHEAMEQQSLSVAKAGLVCKLQSRCSVLAATNPKGHYDSEEPLTVNIGIASPLLSRFDLVFTLLDARNEIWDKIVSGYLLQGKNPLSDLTENVTKELWPFDKLQSYFVYCKRNNPDLSDDAIEVLSRYYQRQRNGEDQNNMARTTVRMLQSAIRLAQGHARLMRKSRVEIMDAVYAVILLEISSEASSSLLQGVNPLHTTFPEDPLNEYKAQAEVILEGLNLPHLLKSEMTRLQVEKEVANLDRTRSTVKTVSSTSEPQPLKPSNQMSEVISKLRTNQFDYGKLSDCVISKQKKSSLNNKRKENVKKRKSSGCSKGNSKRKKASPFEKHDISSGSSTDEFEPEGAPVKSPKKIQDNSPQTSTQLPLLFGTSKVDDFHIDESVISRTCESAKTCESPNMLSFLPSPVTKRSSDQFLASSTEVNRIPVLMKSEQSSPEISMKEATTVILDERETSLKPRAQMTTQIFSADGEDIDELDDIDFGSQSDRNLSSFIASQIELHTSTGHPLAESGTKEVNVEGNDCSESKKVVKNVPINPRSIFYDPNDDDVSDLDFNLT, from the exons ATGGGTGACGAGGGTTTGAGTTCGGGTTGGGAACAAGAGTTGAGTTACTTCCTGACCCACGGACCCGGACGGGCTCGTCTCCTCGATTTGTTGCCCGCCCAGCCGGCGGATCGAACTCCCCGGGTGGCGGGTGGGACGGGGCGAGTCTCGGCCCATCGGAGTCTATGTTTCAACGCGTGCACGCTCACGGACTTCTGCGGCAAAGTCGTGACGGCCATTCTGCTGGATCCGGAGGCCACGCTAGCCCGTTGCGATCAAATCGTGGCCCAGAGCCTTTTGAGTCTCGTCGACGTGGACACGCCCCGCCCGCCAATCCATTGGCGTTTGAGCGCCTTACCACCGTTTCGCGACTTTGTCCGCGATACCGTGCCCAAGAGTGAAGACGTGGGCCTGCTTTTGAGCATTCGCGGCACGGCCATCAAAACCGGATGGCCCAAGATGTTGGAAAAGCGGAAACGCTTCCATTGCGGGTCGTGCGGCTATTCTTTTGAATTGGAAGCGGATTTCGAGCAGTTCTACAAGTTCGATAAGCCCGCGACATGTCCCAATCCGGATCGGGTTTGCCGCAATACCTACCAATTTACGGCGGCCTTGGACATGGAGCCCGAGTTCTGTCGCGATTATCAAGAGATCAAGATCCAGGAGCAAGTCAGTAACCTCAATATGGGCACCATTCCGCGCAGTATTTGGGTCACCTTGGAGGATGACTTGGTGGATGTGTGTAAACCCGGGGACGACGTCACCGTCATAGGCGTGGTCAAACGGCGCTGGTACGAAATGGGCCGGGCTCACGATGGGCGCACCGAAATCGGATTGTGTCTCAAAGCTAATTTCATTGAAGTCAACAACGATCAAAAGTCTCGCCATTTGGTCAACCCGGATCAGGTCCTAGAGTTTGAGGACTTTTGGCAGGCCCACGCCCATTCCCCCTTAGTGGGACGAAATAAACTGCTGGCCTCTTTCTGCCCACAA GTGTACGGTCTCTATGCCGTGAAACTGGCTTTGGCCATCGTGTTGTGCGGGGGCGTCGAACGAGTTGATGAAAGTGGCACACGGGTCCGAGGCGAGGCCCATATG CTGATGGTCGGTGACCCAGGCACGGGTAAATCCCAGTTATTGCGTTACGCGGCCAAAATTTCGCCTCGGTCCGTACTCACCACGGGTATTGGCTCCACCAGTGCTGGCCTAACAGTGTCCGCCGTCAAAGATTCCGGCGAATGGCATTTGGAAGCGGGGGCCTTGGTTCTGGCCGATGGGGGCGTGTGCTGCATTGACGAATTCAATTCGATCCGCGAGGCTGACCGGACGAGTATCCATGAGGCCATGGAGCAGCAATCGTTAAGTGTAGCCAAAGCGGGTTTGGTATGCAAACTCCAATCCCGGTGCTCGGTATTAGCCGCCACCAATCCCAAAGGTCATTACGACTCCGAAGAACCGCTGACCGTCAACATCGGCATTGCCTCACCTTTACTGTCCAGATTTGATTTGGTGTTCACGCTCTTGGATGCTCGGAACGAGATTTGGGACAAGATTGTGTCGGGTTATCTGTTGCAAG gcaaaaatccactttctgATCTAACGGAGAACGTGACGAAAGAACTCTGGCCCTTCGATAAGTTACAATCCTACTTCGTCTATTGTAAAAGAAATAATCCGGATCTGAGTGACGATGCGATTGAAGTACTTTCACGTTATTACCAAAGGCAAAGAAACGGGGAAGATCAGAACAACATGGCGAGAACCACCGTGCGAATGCTTCAGAGTGCCATCAG ACTGGCTCAAGGTCATGCTCGATTGATGAGAAAGTCTCGAGTTGAGATCATGGATGCAGTTTATGCCGTAATCCTGTTAGAGATCTCTTCCGAAGCATCCTCCTCTTTGCTCCAAGGCGTAAACCCTTTACACACAACGTTTCCAGAAGACCCCTTGAATGAGTACAAGGCCCAGGCCGAAGTGATTTTGGAGGGCCTGAATCTGCCTCatcttttgaaaagtgaaatgacTCGCTTGCAAGTCGAAAAAGAAGTTGCTAATCTGGATCGGACGCGCTCTACAGTTAAAACCGTTTCCTCAACCAGCGAGCCACAACCTTTGAAGCCCAGTAATCAAATGTCGGAAGTGATCTCAAAACTTCGAACCAATCAGTTCGATTATGGTAAACTTTCCGACTGCGTAATCAGcaagcaaaagaaaagtaGCCTGAACAACAAGCGCAAAGAGAACGTTAAGAAAAGGAAGAGTTCGGGTTGCTCCAAGGGGAATTCCAAGCGGAAAAAAGCATCACCATTCGAAAAGCACGACATTTCATCGGGTTCATCAACAGACGAGTTTGAACCTGAGGGTGCCCCGGTCAAGTCAcctaaaaaaattcaagacaaTTCCCCACAGACCTCGACTCAACTTCCACTATTATTTGGGACCTCGAAAGTCGACGATTTCCATATTGATGAGAGCGTGATTTCCAGGACCTGTGAATCAGCCAAGACCTGTGAATCACCCAACATGCTCTCGTTTTTGCCCTCACCGGTCACGAAAAGGTCTTCTGATCAGTTTTTAGCCTCTTCAACGGAGGTTAATCGTATCCCGGTTCTCATGAAATCAGAACAATCGTCTCCAGAGATATCGATGAAAGAGGCAACAACTGTGATCTTGGACGAAAGAGAAACGTCCCTGAAGCCAAGAGCACAAATGACGACTCAAATTTTCAGTGCCGATGGAGAGGATATCGACGAGTTAGATGACATTGACTTTGGTTCCCAGTCTGATCGAAATCTGTCCTCTTTTATTGCCTCTCAAATTGAGCTTCATACGTCGACGGGCCATCCTTTAGCTGAATCCGGGACTAAAGAGGTTAACGTTGAAGGCAACGATTGCAGCGAGTCAAAGaaagttgtcaaaaacgtaCCCATCAACCCAAGGTCGATATTTTATGAtccaaatgatgatgatgtcagtGATCTAGATTTCAACCTCACTTGA